One window of Desulfarculus baarsii DSM 2075 genomic DNA carries:
- a CDS encoding DUF169 domain-containing protein translates to MDSVIVNSLNPEFDPVAVVWSDTIPADAFQYKNGKFGCVLYLFAEASTCGRIAGGSRESIICTGGRAALGFGTDFDASDEQLDLHAALFSKGIKSAYNRTAYQAEMDAVPKNWRSMYEYGERRHCSAELAREWILHEFPRYDIPSKYVLFKPLSSTDSDENVRAIIFPVNPDELSGLVTLAGSVMQGTDPVRAPQGTDCCSIAAFAYAESESAVPRAVLGMMGADGREVMHRRFRKDILTLTLPAPLFLKMEQEAGDCLFQIPSWKKLFGH, encoded by the coding sequence ATGGATAGCGTGATTGTGAACAGTCTTAACCCGGAGTTCGATCCGGTCGCAGTCGTTTGGAGTGACACCATTCCCGCCGATGCCTTCCAGTATAAAAATGGAAAATTCGGTTGTGTCCTGTATTTATTCGCAGAGGCCAGCACGTGCGGCAGAATTGCCGGAGGTAGTCGCGAGAGCATCATCTGCACAGGTGGCCGTGCGGCGTTGGGATTTGGGACTGATTTCGACGCGTCGGATGAACAGTTGGATCTGCATGCCGCCTTGTTCAGCAAAGGGATCAAATCCGCATATAATCGGACGGCATATCAAGCCGAAATGGACGCTGTACCTAAGAACTGGCGATCCATGTACGAGTATGGGGAGCGCAGGCACTGTAGCGCGGAGTTAGCCCGGGAATGGATTCTTCATGAGTTTCCGCGCTACGACATTCCATCCAAATACGTTCTTTTTAAGCCATTGAGCAGCACCGATTCCGATGAGAATGTCCGCGCTATTATTTTCCCGGTGAATCCGGATGAGCTTTCAGGTCTCGTGACGCTTGCGGGCTCGGTTATGCAAGGGACCGACCCTGTCCGAGCCCCCCAAGGTACAGATTGTTGCAGTATTGCCGCTTTTGCCTATGCCGAGTCAGAATCGGCAGTTCCCAGAGCGGTGTTGGGCATGATGGGCGCCGATGGTCGAGAGGTTATGCACAGACGCTTCCGGAAAGACATCCTGACGCTAACCTTACCTGCACCCCTCTTCCTGAAGATGGAACAGGAGGCGGGCGACTGCCTTTTCCAAATCCCGTCATGGAAAAAATTGTTTGGGCACTGA
- a CDS encoding DMT family transporter, producing MGYVYLSIAIFAEIVGTSALKTSQGFTILVPSIIAIVGYGASLYFLSLVLGIMPVGIAYAIWSGIGITLITMIGAIWFNQIPDIPAIIGMLMIMSGVVIINVFSKTVSR from the coding sequence ATGGGATATGTGTATCTTTCCATAGCAATATTTGCAGAAATTGTAGGAACTAGTGCTTTAAAAACGTCGCAAGGTTTTACTATATTGGTCCCGAGCATCATAGCCATTGTAGGCTATGGGGCATCATTATATTTTTTGTCGCTTGTGTTAGGAATAATGCCCGTTGGAATTGCATATGCAATCTGGTCTGGAATTGGGATTACGTTAATTACAATGATAGGCGCCATATGGTTTAATCAAATTCCTGATATTCCCGCTATAATCGGAATGTTAATGATAATGTCCGGGGTGGTTATAATAAACGTTTTCTCGAAAACCGTTAGCCGTTGA
- a CDS encoding pseudouridine synthase, translated as MAEERLQKILARAGVASRRAAEELIAAGRVAVDGQIVRQPGHKADPDTQSIAIDGKPIARAEAKEYWLAHKPAGYVSTVHDPQGRPRVLDLLPPEIRARLYPVGRLDLDSEGLMLLTNDGDLALRLTHPRYGVPKTYRVWLSGRPNRADLEALRAGVEIEGRQTAPAMITVKAAADGHSKVSMVLREGRKREIKLMWKARGLNVIRLVRVGLGPLRLGDLPPGAVRRLSPAEIQALRRQCHALSGCKDSADGVQKSARGARNAPSKKSTGR; from the coding sequence ATGGCCGAGGAACGCCTGCAGAAAATCCTGGCCCGCGCCGGCGTGGCCAGCCGCCGCGCCGCCGAGGAGCTCATCGCCGCCGGACGCGTGGCCGTCGACGGCCAGATCGTGCGACAACCCGGCCACAAAGCCGATCCGGACACGCAATCCATCGCCATCGACGGCAAGCCCATCGCCCGCGCCGAGGCCAAGGAGTATTGGCTGGCCCACAAGCCGGCCGGCTACGTCAGCACCGTCCACGACCCCCAAGGCCGGCCGCGCGTGCTCGATCTGCTGCCGCCCGAAATCCGCGCCCGGCTCTACCCCGTGGGCCGCCTGGACCTGGATTCCGAAGGCCTGATGCTCCTGACCAACGACGGCGACCTGGCCCTGCGCCTGACCCACCCCCGCTACGGCGTGCCCAAGACCTACCGCGTGTGGCTTTCCGGCCGGCCCAACCGCGCCGATCTGGAGGCCCTGCGCGCCGGCGTGGAGATCGAAGGCAGGCAAACCGCGCCGGCCATGATCACGGTCAAAGCGGCCGCCGACGGCCACAGCAAGGTCTCGATGGTCTTGCGCGAGGGCCGCAAACGCGAGATCAAGCTGATGTGGAAGGCCCGCGGCCTGAACGTCATCCGCCTGGTGCGGGTGGGCCTGGGGCCGCTGCGCCTGGGTGACCTGCCGCCGGGCGCGGTGCGACGGCTGAGCCCGGCCGAAATCCAGGCCCTGCGCAGGCAGTGCCATGCATTATCTGGTTGCAAAGATTCTGCCGATGGTGTACAAAAATCGGCGCGCGGCGCACGTAACGCGCCCTCCAAGAAAAGCACAGGGCGGTAA
- the scpB gene encoding SMC-Scp complex subunit ScpB, with amino-acid sequence MTPSLKCIIEGMLFVAEAPLSLEQLAQALEPTSREDIQTAIDQLRAEYQAMGRAFDLAQVAGGHIFRTRPELAPWLGRLRRTQASRLSRAALETLAIVAYKQPVMKVEIERIRGVEVGGVLRMLMERNLVRVAGRRDLPGRPLVYATTKRFLEFFDLKDLSELPTLEEIDKLSAEPDQAVEAAQRSLEFPNPTPTGEHDGSAEPRED; translated from the coding sequence GTGACCCCAAGCCTCAAATGCATCATCGAAGGCATGCTCTTCGTGGCCGAGGCCCCGCTGAGCCTGGAGCAACTGGCCCAAGCCCTGGAACCGACCAGCCGCGAGGACATTCAGACAGCCATCGACCAACTGCGCGCCGAATATCAGGCCATGGGCCGCGCCTTCGACTTGGCCCAGGTGGCCGGCGGTCACATCTTCCGCACCCGCCCCGAGTTGGCCCCCTGGCTGGGCCGCCTGCGCCGCACCCAAGCCAGCCGCCTCTCCCGCGCCGCCCTGGAAACGCTGGCCATCGTGGCCTACAAGCAGCCGGTGATGAAGGTGGAGATAGAGCGCATTCGTGGCGTGGAGGTAGGCGGGGTGCTGCGCATGCTCATGGAGCGCAACCTGGTGCGGGTGGCCGGCCGACGCGACCTGCCCGGCCGGCCGTTGGTCTACGCCACCACCAAGCGCTTTCTGGAGTTTTTCGACCTCAAAGACCTGAGCGAACTGCCCACCCTCGAAGAAATCGATAAGCTCTCCGCCGAGCCCGATCAGGCCGTCGAGGCCGCCCAGCGCTCGCTGGAGTTCCCCAACCCAACGCCCACCGGCGAACACGACGGCTCCGCCGAGCCCCGGGAAGATTGA
- a CDS encoding segregation and condensation protein A: MDVAVRLEIFEGPIDLLLHLIRKNEVDIHDIPVAMITRQYLEYLGLMRELNIAVAGEFLVMASTLTHIKSRMLLPALRDQPDEEDPDDPRQDLVQQLRQHMSIKLAAETLQGRNWLDRDVFQRAAASQELDAAAKARPQDLVAAGVFDLIEAFRQLIAARGRQLVLDLPLARVSLEDRMSDLLSMLRRRQSLTFEECFAGDLDKSHMVVTFLAILELTRMGLLRVYQSRAPQPDEQPAAWSALRVFARDIDEEAEEAAP, from the coding sequence ATGGACGTGGCGGTGCGGCTGGAAATATTCGAGGGGCCCATCGATCTGTTGCTGCACCTTATCCGCAAAAACGAGGTGGACATCCACGACATCCCCGTGGCCATGATCACCAGGCAATACCTGGAATACCTGGGCCTGATGCGCGAGCTCAACATTGCCGTGGCCGGCGAGTTCCTGGTCATGGCCAGCACCCTCACACACATCAAAAGCCGCATGCTCCTGCCGGCCCTGCGCGACCAGCCCGACGAGGAAGACCCCGATGACCCGCGCCAAGACCTGGTCCAACAATTGCGCCAACACATGTCCATCAAGTTGGCCGCCGAGACTTTGCAAGGCCGCAACTGGCTCGACCGCGATGTGTTTCAACGGGCCGCCGCCAGCCAGGAACTGGACGCCGCCGCCAAGGCGCGGCCCCAGGACTTAGTGGCCGCCGGCGTCTTCGACCTGATCGAGGCCTTTCGGCAACTGATCGCCGCCCGCGGCCGCCAGCTGGTGTTGGACCTGCCCCTGGCTCGCGTCTCGCTGGAAGATCGCATGTCCGATCTGCTGTCGATGTTGCGCCGCCGCCAGAGCCTGACCTTCGAGGAATGCTTCGCCGGCGATCTGGACAAATCACACATGGTGGTTACATTCTTGGCCATACTGGAGCTGACCCGCATGGGGCTGTTGCGGGTCTACCAAAGCCGCGCGCCCCAGCCGGACGAACAACCGGCCGCCTGGAGCGCCCTGCGCGTGTTCGCCCGCGACATCGACGAAGAAGCCGAGGAGGCCGCCCCGTGA
- a CDS encoding site-2 protease family protein has protein sequence MDTALDFILKVIVLAPPILMALTVHEASHGYAAYHFGDPTAKRLGRLTLNPLRHLDPAGTLFFFVTAMLGSGFGWAKPVPVDPGRFKRPRQDMMWVSAAGPAANLLFAVACAAALRAMLALGLSQESLAQGLVLRMLVYGVFINVILALFNMIPLPPLDGSGVLGGLLPPRAAAEYQRRLGRYGFAILLALLFLPALIPGFPDLIGSLIVPAAAWLTDLLLGF, from the coding sequence ATGGACACCGCCCTTGATTTCATCCTGAAGGTCATCGTGCTGGCCCCGCCGATCCTGATGGCCCTGACCGTGCACGAGGCCTCCCACGGCTACGCGGCCTATCACTTCGGCGACCCCACGGCCAAGCGCCTGGGACGCCTGACCCTCAACCCGTTGCGCCACCTGGACCCGGCCGGCACGCTGTTTTTCTTCGTCACCGCCATGCTGGGCTCGGGTTTCGGCTGGGCCAAGCCGGTGCCGGTGGACCCCGGCCGCTTCAAGCGCCCGCGCCAAGACATGATGTGGGTCTCGGCGGCCGGCCCGGCGGCCAACCTGCTCTTCGCCGTCGCCTGCGCCGCGGCGCTCAGGGCCATGCTGGCTCTGGGCCTGAGCCAAGAAAGCCTCGCCCAAGGTCTGGTCTTGCGCATGCTGGTCTATGGCGTGTTCATCAACGTGATCCTGGCCCTGTTCAACATGATCCCCCTGCCGCCCCTGGACGGCTCGGGCGTGTTGGGCGGCCTGCTGCCGCCACGGGCCGCCGCCGAGTATCAGCGCCGCCTGGGGCGCTACGGCTTCGCCATACTTTTGGCGTTGTTGTTTCTGCCGGCGCTGATCCCCGGTTTCCCAGACTTGATCGGCTCGCTGATCGTGCCGGCCGCGGCCTGGCTGACCGATCTGCTGCTGGGCTTCTGA